The following are encoded together in the Chlorocebus sabaeus isolate Y175 chromosome 20, mChlSab1.0.hap1, whole genome shotgun sequence genome:
- the AKIRIN1 gene encoding akirin-1 encodes MACGATLKRPMEFEAALLSPGSPKRRRCAPLPGPTPGLRPPDAEPPPPPFQTQTPPQSLQQPAPPGSERRLPTPEQIFQNIKQEYSRYQRWRHLEVVLNQSEACASESQPHSSALTAPSSPGSSWMKKDQPTFTLRQVGIICERLLKDYEDKIREEYEQILNTKLAEQYESFVKFTHDQIMRRYGTRPTSYVS; translated from the exons ATGGCGTGCGGGGCGACGCTGAAGCGGCCCATGGAGTTCGAGGCGGCGCTGCTGAGCCCCGGCTCCCCGAAGCGGCGGCGCTGCGCCCCTCTGCCCGGCCCCACTCCGGGCCTCAGGCCCCCGGACGccgagccgccgccgccgccgtttCAGACGCAGACCCCACCGCAGAGTCTGCAGCAGCCCGCCCCGCCCGGCAGCGAGCGGCGCCTTCCAACTCCGG agCAAATTTTTCAGAACATAAAACAAGAATATAGTCGTTATCAGAGGTGGAGACATTTAGAAGTTGTTCTTAATCAGAGTGAAGCTTGTGCTTCGGAAAGTCAACCTCACTCCTCAGCACTCACAGCACCTAGCTCTCCAG GTTCCTCATGGATGAAGAAGGACCAGCCCACCTTTACCCTCCGACAAGTTGGAATAATATGTGAGCGTCTCTTAAAAGACTATGAAGATAAAATTCGGGAGGAGTATGAGCAAATCCTCAATACCAAACTAGCAG AACAATATGAATCTTTTGTGAAATTCACACATGATCAGATTATGCGACGGTATGGGACAAGGCCAACAAGCT